Proteins encoded together in one candidate division WOR-3 bacterium window:
- a CDS encoding OFA family MFS transporter → MSEGKTFNRWLIVVGAILIQLCLGAIYAWSVFRKPLETSLNITATQASLPFSFVLIFFALATVIGGRLQDKFGPRVVAIIGGILLAAGMILASFAQNIVMLIVAYGVVSGIGIGFAYVCPISAGVKWFPDKRGLITGLAVAGFGAGALIVGPLARALIDRIGPFLTFRYLGIAYFVLIIIGALILRNPPLGYRPAGWNPQATTRTPQTSDFSAGQMIKTAQFWFIWMTYFAGCAAGLMIIGQTSPIAQELARFSKETAAIGVSVLAIFNTLGRIFWGRVSDSIGRTRALSLMFLINTVAILGYFLIPALPAIFWLGIALVGSSFGGYLAIYPAVTADYYGTKNSGINYGLVFTAYGVGGLLSNIFAPRMKEITGNYNAAFIVTALLCLLAAIVVFLLLKAPSPRSKQTT, encoded by the coding sequence GTGAGTGAAGGTAAAACTTTCAATCGCTGGTTGATAGTCGTCGGCGCAATCCTGATTCAACTCTGCCTCGGTGCCATCTATGCCTGGAGTGTGTTTCGTAAACCGCTTGAAACCAGTTTGAATATCACCGCGACCCAGGCTTCCCTTCCATTTTCGTTTGTCCTCATCTTCTTTGCTCTGGCAACGGTTATCGGTGGCCGCCTTCAGGACAAATTTGGTCCCCGAGTTGTCGCTATTATTGGCGGTATTTTGCTCGCCGCCGGTATGATTCTTGCAAGTTTTGCCCAGAACATCGTAATGCTCATCGTTGCCTACGGTGTCGTTTCCGGTATCGGTATCGGTTTTGCCTATGTCTGTCCCATTTCTGCCGGGGTCAAATGGTTTCCGGACAAAAGAGGGTTGATAACCGGTCTGGCAGTCGCCGGTTTTGGTGCCGGAGCCCTGATTGTCGGACCACTTGCCCGGGCATTGATTGACCGCATCGGTCCATTTCTAACCTTTCGCTATCTCGGCATCGCCTATTTTGTTTTAATCATTATCGGTGCCCTGATTTTAAGAAACCCGCCTCTTGGTTATCGTCCAGCGGGCTGGAATCCTCAGGCCACAACCCGAACTCCGCAAACCAGCGACTTCTCAGCCGGTCAAATGATAAAGACGGCCCAGTTCTGGTTTATCTGGATGACCTATTTTGCCGGGTGTGCTGCGGGATTGATGATTATCGGTCAAACATCGCCGATCGCGCAGGAGTTGGCTCGTTTTAGCAAAGAGACCGCTGCTATCGGTGTCAGTGTGCTTGCCATTTTTAATACCCTCGGCAGAATCTTCTGGGGAAGAGTATCCGACAGCATCGGCCGAACCCGTGCCCTATCTTTGATGTTTCTCATCAATACCGTGGCGATACTCGGCTACTTCTTAATTCCCGCGCTACCGGCAATTTTCTGGCTCGGGATTGCTCTGGTCGGTTCCAGTTTCGGCGGCTACCTCGCAATTTACCCGGCGGTCACCGCCGATTACTACGGAACAAAAAATTCTGGAATCAACTATGGTTTGGTTTTCACCGCTTACGGTGTCGGTGGTTTACTTTCCAATATCTTTGCCCCGCGGATGAAAGAGATTACCG